A genomic stretch from Caballeronia sp. LZ062 includes:
- a CDS encoding PAS domain S-box protein: MQVAALPDDETERLRVLHSLHILDTPAEEAFDRVTRVLARLLSVPIALVSLVDEHRQWFKSRLGLEACETSRDISFCSHALLEEDMLVVQDARTDPRFRDNPAVIGATSVRFYAGVPLRSSDGHAIGTLCAVDTVPRTLSPEDGAAMRDLAAIVERELLSRESTYSARVLHQADTQALRLSETRFRTIFEQTPTGAAIVAPDGRFVEVNARLCEMLGYRAEELVALTFQQITFVEDLESDLQQLRQLLAGHIPTYAMEKRYLRSDGSHLWVQLHVALVRQANGDPLHFIAIVEDIQARKENERLQREHRVSLEEQVSERTAELRATNMQLRGEVARRETMEATLRAQNQLLQAVIDNAQDAYVAIDSEGRITEWNDAAEHMFGWGRHEVLGLPMGEIIIPPAWRTAHDAGMRRFLRTRVATILSKATEVNALRRSGEVFPAELRISTAATADGETLFAFITDVSERKRVEADIIESREAIQKVTDSLPVLISYVDRELRYQFNNDGYRRLLGRDTASMRGTPLVSAMPPAMVRTLMPSFQRALAGERVQHDDVEDHEADPRTWSVSLVPDMRGREVIGFYMLAQDVTSRRQAERQLRAQAMRDPLTGLPNRRALLLHLAQNVAFDTPTRQALALFFLDLDEFKPVNDAYGHEAGDELLRLVGARLKATVRHSDFTSRLAGDEFVIVSHGVADEATASRIADAICSALKRPFSLAGVEVGIAASVGVVVCDAQARITPDALLAAADSAMYEAKRKGRNRYRLAARIVG; encoded by the coding sequence ATGCAAGTAGCCGCCCTGCCCGACGACGAAACCGAACGCTTGCGCGTTTTGCATAGCCTGCACATTCTGGACACGCCCGCCGAAGAGGCGTTCGATCGCGTGACGCGCGTGCTGGCACGTTTGCTTTCGGTGCCCATCGCGCTCGTGTCGCTCGTGGACGAGCATCGTCAGTGGTTCAAGTCGCGGCTCGGACTCGAAGCGTGCGAGACGTCGCGCGATATTTCTTTTTGCTCGCACGCGCTGCTCGAAGAAGACATGCTGGTCGTGCAGGACGCGCGCACCGATCCGCGTTTCCGCGACAACCCGGCCGTGATCGGCGCGACGTCCGTGCGCTTTTATGCTGGCGTGCCGCTGCGTTCTTCCGACGGCCACGCCATTGGCACGCTCTGCGCCGTCGATACCGTGCCGCGCACGCTGTCGCCCGAAGACGGCGCCGCCATGCGCGACCTGGCGGCCATTGTCGAGCGCGAACTGTTGTCGCGCGAAAGCACGTATTCCGCGCGTGTCCTGCATCAGGCTGACACGCAGGCCCTCCGTCTCTCGGAAACGCGATTTCGCACGATCTTCGAGCAGACGCCGACCGGTGCCGCGATCGTGGCACCGGACGGGCGCTTCGTCGAGGTGAATGCGCGCCTGTGCGAGATGCTCGGCTATCGCGCGGAAGAACTCGTTGCGCTGACCTTTCAGCAGATCACGTTCGTCGAAGATCTGGAAAGCGACCTGCAGCAGTTGCGTCAACTGCTCGCCGGGCACATCCCGACATACGCGATGGAAAAGCGCTATCTGCGCAGCGACGGTTCGCACCTGTGGGTTCAGCTGCATGTCGCGCTCGTGCGGCAGGCCAATGGCGATCCGCTGCATTTCATCGCGATCGTCGAGGACATTCAGGCACGCAAGGAAAACGAGCGGCTCCAACGCGAGCATCGCGTGTCGTTGGAAGAGCAAGTCAGCGAGCGCACGGCCGAGCTACGCGCGACCAACATGCAATTACGCGGCGAAGTCGCGCGGCGCGAGACAATGGAAGCGACACTGCGCGCGCAGAATCAGCTTCTTCAGGCCGTGATCGATAACGCACAGGACGCGTATGTCGCGATAGACAGCGAAGGACGCATCACCGAATGGAACGACGCGGCCGAGCACATGTTCGGCTGGGGCCGGCACGAGGTGCTCGGCCTTCCGATGGGCGAAATCATCATTCCCCCCGCGTGGCGCACGGCGCACGACGCGGGCATGCGCCGCTTCTTGCGCACGCGCGTGGCAACCATTCTTTCCAAGGCCACGGAAGTGAACGCGCTGCGCCGCTCGGGCGAGGTGTTCCCGGCGGAACTGCGCATCTCGACCGCCGCGACCGCCGATGGCGAGACGCTCTTTGCGTTCATCACGGACGTCAGCGAGCGCAAGCGCGTCGAAGCCGACATCATCGAAAGCCGGGAAGCCATACAGAAGGTGACGGACAGCCTGCCGGTGCTGATCTCCTACGTGGATCGCGAGCTGCGCTATCAATTCAACAACGACGGCTATCGGCGGCTGCTCGGGCGCGACACGGCGTCCATGCGCGGCACGCCGCTCGTATCGGCGATGCCGCCCGCGATGGTCCGCACGCTCATGCCTTCGTTTCAGCGCGCGCTCGCAGGCGAGCGTGTCCAGCATGACGACGTGGAAGATCACGAAGCCGATCCTCGCACGTGGAGCGTGTCGCTCGTGCCGGATATGCGCGGCCGCGAAGTGATCGGCTTTTACATGTTGGCGCAGGACGTGACGTCGCGCAGGCAGGCGGAGCGCCAGCTACGGGCGCAAGCCATGCGCGACCCGCTCACCGGCTTGCCGAACCGTCGCGCGTTGCTGCTGCACCTCGCACAGAACGTCGCGTTCGATACGCCGACGCGGCAGGCGCTCGCGCTCTTCTTTCTGGACCTCGACGAGTTCAAGCCGGTCAACGACGCATACGGCCACGAAGCCGGCGACGAGTTGCTGCGGCTCGTCGGCGCCCGCCTGAAAGCGACGGTGCGACACAGCGATTTCACGAGCCGCCTTGCCGGCGACGAGTTCGTCATCGTCAGCCACGGCGTCGCGGACGAAGCCACCGCCAGCCGCATAGCCGACGCCATATGCAGCGCGTTGAAACGGCCGTTCAGCCTGGCTGGCGTCGAAGTGGGAATTGCGGCGAGCGTGGGTGTCGTCGTCTGCGATGCGCAGGCGCGCATCACGCCCGATGCGCTTTTGGCCGCCGCAGACAGCGCCATGTACGAAGCGAAGCGCAAAGGCAGAAACCGCTATCGGCTGGCCGCGCGCATCGTTGGTTAG
- the glf gene encoding UDP-galactopyranose mutase: protein MRIVETTPNVPSNSGLSGHPKGFDYLIVGAGFAGSVMAERLASEYGQRVLLIDRRSHIAGNAYDEYNADGILIHRYGPHIFHTNARRVLDYLSRFTAWRPYRHRVLASVDGMLVPVPINLTTLNRLYSLDLSPQQAEAFLASRAEPIADIRTSEDVVVSKIGRELYEKFFRGYTRKQWGMDPSELDRSVTSRVPVRTTAEDGYFNDEFQCMPLEGYTRMFQKMLAHPNIKVMLNTDYREIRSEVPYRKLIYTGPIDEYFDHCLGKLPYRSLQFRHETLDQEHFQSLAVVNYPAEHVPFTRITEYKYLTGQEHAKTSITYEYPSDKGDPYYPIPRPANAELFRRYEALAEAHPEVIFAGRLGSYRYYNMDQVVAQALTLVERMAATEAFVKIA from the coding sequence ATGCGCATCGTAGAGACGACACCGAACGTACCGTCCAACTCCGGTCTCAGCGGTCATCCCAAGGGCTTCGACTACCTGATTGTCGGCGCGGGTTTCGCGGGCAGCGTGATGGCGGAAAGGCTCGCGAGCGAGTACGGCCAGCGCGTTCTGCTCATCGACAGGCGCTCGCATATCGCGGGCAACGCTTACGACGAGTACAACGCCGACGGCATTCTGATTCACCGCTATGGGCCGCACATTTTCCACACGAATGCCCGGCGCGTTCTGGACTATCTGTCGCGATTCACGGCATGGCGACCGTACCGGCATCGCGTGCTGGCATCCGTCGACGGCATGCTGGTGCCAGTGCCGATCAACCTGACGACGCTCAATCGCCTCTATTCGCTCGATCTTTCGCCGCAGCAGGCAGAGGCTTTTCTCGCGTCGCGGGCGGAGCCGATCGCCGACATCAGGACATCCGAAGATGTGGTGGTCAGCAAGATCGGTCGCGAGTTGTACGAGAAGTTCTTCCGTGGATATACCCGCAAGCAATGGGGCATGGACCCGTCGGAACTGGACCGTTCGGTGACGTCGCGCGTGCCGGTGCGCACGACGGCGGAAGACGGCTACTTCAACGACGAGTTTCAGTGCATGCCGCTTGAAGGATATACACGCATGTTCCAGAAGATGCTCGCGCATCCGAACATCAAGGTCATGCTCAATACCGACTACCGGGAGATTCGCTCAGAGGTGCCTTATCGCAAGCTCATCTATACGGGGCCTATCGACGAGTACTTCGACCATTGCCTTGGCAAGCTGCCGTATCGTTCGCTTCAGTTTCGCCATGAAACGCTCGATCAGGAGCACTTCCAGTCACTCGCGGTCGTCAACTATCCGGCGGAACACGTGCCTTTCACGCGCATCACGGAGTACAAGTATCTGACAGGCCAAGAGCACGCGAAGACCAGCATCACGTACGAATATCCGAGCGATAAAGGCGATCCCTATTACCCGATTCCTCGCCCCGCGAACGCGGAATTGTTCAGACGTTACGAGGCCCTTGCCGAAGCGCATCCGGAAGTGATCTTCGCGGGAAGACTCGGAAGCTACCGCTACTACAACATGGATCAGGTGGTTGCTCAGGCGCTGACTCTTGTGGAGCGGATGGCGGCGACAGAGGCATTCGTGAAAATCGCCTAG
- a CDS encoding glycosyltransferase family 1 protein: MPRTFLCLCHLRWNFVYQRPQHVLSRMAKHAEVLFFEEPRRMDEAEADAWLEVRTTNEGIRVLTPWLPSDQTQEDDERAQRALLDAYLADTETWDLGLWYYSPMMLAFTDHLDARLIVYDCMDELSAFKDAPPQLTQREARLMRKAHVVFTGGQSLYESKRRFHHNVHAFPSSVDVAHFQKACGRLTEPSDQTPIPRPRLGFYGVLDERFDAALIGSLAAARPDWQFVMLGPVAKIRPEDLPQALNIHYLGQKSYDDLPRYLAGWDVALMPFAINEATRHISPTKTPEYLAAGRPVVSTPITDVVSRYGDSGVVRIAGDVNSFEHAIEASLADAKDRVAFIRRVEAVLAGTSWDNTCAAMLAEVKKCAS; this comes from the coding sequence TTGCCACGGACGTTCTTATGCCTGTGCCATCTGCGCTGGAACTTCGTGTATCAGCGGCCGCAGCACGTGCTCTCGCGCATGGCGAAGCATGCAGAAGTGCTCTTTTTCGAAGAGCCACGACGAATGGACGAGGCCGAGGCCGACGCGTGGCTGGAGGTTCGGACGACTAATGAAGGCATCCGCGTATTGACGCCGTGGCTTCCTTCTGACCAGACGCAGGAAGACGACGAGCGCGCGCAACGTGCGCTGCTGGACGCGTACCTCGCCGATACGGAGACGTGGGATCTCGGTCTCTGGTATTACTCGCCGATGATGCTCGCTTTTACCGATCACCTCGATGCGAGGCTCATCGTCTATGACTGCATGGACGAGCTGTCCGCGTTCAAGGACGCTCCCCCGCAACTCACACAACGCGAAGCCCGGCTGATGCGCAAGGCACATGTCGTCTTCACGGGCGGGCAAAGCCTGTATGAGTCGAAGCGGCGTTTTCATCACAACGTCCATGCGTTTCCGAGCAGTGTGGACGTCGCGCACTTCCAGAAAGCGTGCGGGCGATTGACCGAGCCTTCCGACCAGACGCCGATACCGCGCCCGCGTCTTGGGTTCTACGGCGTGCTCGACGAGCGTTTCGACGCCGCGCTGATCGGCTCGCTTGCCGCCGCGAGGCCAGACTGGCAGTTCGTCATGCTCGGTCCTGTCGCGAAGATCCGGCCGGAGGATCTGCCCCAGGCACTGAACATTCACTATCTCGGCCAGAAGTCCTACGACGATCTGCCGCGCTATCTCGCAGGCTGGGACGTCGCGCTCATGCCTTTCGCGATCAATGAGGCCACGCGTCATATCAGTCCGACGAAGACGCCGGAATATCTCGCTGCGGGACGACCCGTGGTATCGACGCCGATCACCGATGTGGTCTCACGCTATGGCGATAGCGGCGTGGTCCGCATCGCCGGGGACGTGAACAGCTTCGAGCACGCCATCGAAGCCTCTCTGGCCGATGCTAAGGACCGCGTGGCATTTATCCGCCGCGTGGAAGCCGTACTCGCCGGAACGTCGTGGGACAACACGTGCGCCGCCATGCTCGCCGAGGTTAAAAAATGCGCATCGTAG
- a CDS encoding family 1 glycosylhydrolase yields MKDRLVLWGGLECTVNRVRDTFFSQLDRNGHATREDDLQRFASLGIRALRYPVLWERTAPSRIEDADWSWLDARLPMLRALGVEPIAGLLHHGSGPLPGGLLDPNFADRLAQFARAVAERYPWLSYYTPVNEPNTTARFSGLYGVWHPHGTDDRTYLEALINQCKATVYAMREVRSVNPDAKLVQTDDLGKTQGTPAMTELVSFYNERRWLSWDLLCGKVVPGHALWQYIMDAGVAAEDVLWFVDNPCPPDIIGINYYITSERWLDDRIHQYPQAYRCEWYGHRLADIEAARALAHPPPGIRALIDEAWQRYGLPLAVTEAHIDATRQDQLRWLHEIWTAASEARAQGADVRAVTVWALLGSYDWNCLVTEERGYYESGAFDVRGHEPRETAVAALMRDLAAGRPHDHPVLHGTGWWRRPGRFLCEPVVLDALGGASSGLGALAATARSRDETHAPAPILVVGDGALAQLFATLCAQRDLRYVTVSADELLVSDAIDTFEPWAVINAMDPVDADAAERSPRDALQGIAKMAAALAEACAARGIEYLGFSSDCVFDGRAARPYVETDGVGPLNRLGRCMTGMERDVLRCFPEALVIRTGPVFGLWQGVDFLDRALRALADDRTFVAAKDVTVSPTYAPDLVHACLDLLIDRESGIVHLSNRGAVTCFEFAVQAADIAGLDSSLVEACQVEAMRSSAPQPLYRALASRRAAVLPALDDALRRCVEHWRAHVCKTEPGLAMQTRSGA; encoded by the coding sequence ATGAAAGATCGGCTGGTGCTGTGGGGAGGACTGGAATGCACGGTCAACCGGGTGCGGGACACGTTCTTCAGCCAGTTGGACCGGAACGGACACGCGACGCGCGAAGACGATCTTCAGCGTTTCGCCTCGCTGGGCATACGCGCGCTGCGCTATCCGGTGCTGTGGGAAAGAACGGCGCCGTCGCGCATCGAGGATGCCGACTGGTCATGGCTCGACGCGCGCCTGCCCATGCTTCGCGCACTGGGCGTCGAACCGATAGCCGGCCTGCTGCATCATGGAAGCGGGCCGCTGCCCGGTGGACTGCTCGACCCGAACTTCGCCGACAGGCTCGCGCAATTCGCACGAGCGGTCGCCGAACGCTACCCGTGGCTTTCGTATTACACACCGGTGAACGAGCCCAACACGACCGCGCGATTCAGCGGGCTCTACGGCGTCTGGCATCCGCACGGCACGGATGACCGGACCTATCTCGAGGCGCTCATCAATCAATGCAAGGCGACGGTCTACGCGATGCGCGAAGTGCGCAGCGTCAACCCGGATGCGAAGCTCGTTCAGACGGACGATCTCGGCAAGACCCAGGGCACGCCCGCCATGACCGAGCTCGTCAGTTTTTACAACGAGCGGCGCTGGCTTTCGTGGGACTTGCTCTGCGGCAAGGTCGTCCCGGGACATGCGCTGTGGCAATACATCATGGATGCAGGCGTCGCGGCCGAAGACGTCTTGTGGTTCGTGGACAACCCGTGTCCGCCGGACATCATCGGCATCAACTACTACATCACGAGCGAGCGCTGGCTCGATGACCGAATTCACCAGTATCCGCAGGCGTATCGCTGCGAATGGTACGGGCATCGCCTCGCCGACATCGAAGCGGCGCGCGCGCTTGCGCATCCGCCGCCGGGCATACGCGCGTTGATCGACGAAGCGTGGCAGCGGTACGGCTTGCCGCTCGCCGTGACGGAAGCGCATATCGACGCCACACGGCAAGACCAGTTGCGCTGGCTGCACGAGATCTGGACCGCTGCGAGCGAGGCGCGGGCACAAGGCGCCGACGTGCGTGCGGTGACCGTATGGGCACTTCTCGGTTCGTATGACTGGAACTGCCTCGTCACGGAGGAACGCGGATACTACGAATCAGGCGCATTCGATGTGCGCGGGCACGAGCCGCGCGAAACGGCCGTTGCGGCGCTGATGCGCGACCTTGCCGCTGGCCGTCCACACGATCACCCCGTCCTGCATGGCACGGGATGGTGGCGCCGTCCGGGGCGCTTTCTCTGTGAGCCGGTGGTGCTGGACGCACTCGGCGGCGCATCGAGCGGACTCGGCGCACTCGCGGCGACGGCGCGCTCGCGCGACGAGACGCATGCGCCCGCCCCGATACTCGTCGTCGGGGACGGCGCGCTGGCGCAACTCTTCGCCACTCTCTGCGCGCAGCGCGATTTGCGGTACGTCACCGTGTCGGCGGACGAGTTGCTCGTGAGCGACGCCATCGACACCTTCGAACCTTGGGCAGTCATCAATGCCATGGATCCGGTGGATGCCGACGCTGCCGAGCGCAGCCCGCGCGATGCTCTTCAGGGCATCGCGAAGATGGCAGCCGCGCTCGCCGAGGCCTGCGCCGCACGAGGTATCGAATACCTCGGGTTCTCGTCCGACTGTGTTTTCGATGGGCGCGCCGCAAGGCCTTATGTCGAGACAGACGGCGTAGGTCCGCTCAACCGCCTGGGCCGTTGCATGACCGGCATGGAGCGGGACGTGCTGCGGTGTTTTCCGGAAGCACTCGTCATTCGGACAGGCCCTGTCTTCGGGCTTTGGCAAGGTGTGGACTTCCTCGACCGCGCGCTGCGCGCCCTCGCCGACGACCGCACGTTCGTCGCCGCCAAAGACGTCACCGTTTCGCCGACCTACGCGCCGGACCTCGTACACGCGTGTCTCGATCTTCTCATCGACCGCGAATCAGGCATCGTTCATCTGAGCAATCGCGGCGCTGTGACCTGCTTCGAATTCGCGGTGCAGGCCGCCGACATTGCGGGTCTCGATTCGAGCCTCGTCGAAGCGTGCCAGGTCGAGGCGATGCGCTCATCCGCGCCGCAGCCTCTTTATCGCGCGCTTGCCAGCCGTAGGGCCGCCGTCCTGCCCGCGCTCGACGACGCGCTTCGCCGCTGTGTCGAACACTGGCGCGCGCATGTATGCAAGACCGAACCGGGACTCGCGATGCAGACAAGGAGCGGCGCTTAA
- a CDS encoding LysR family transcriptional regulator, with the protein MSQDSTLSAAQVLTKLRFRHLQLLELLGRTRNLRIAAEQMHITQPAATKILSDLEAMFDAPLFERLPREMRPTDLGTLSVRYASTTLSNLSKFSSEFATLKNGGYGHLTVGFIPASAAQLVTAAIKEIQRRRPRLIIKLVEQSSDQLAAWLEERRIDVMVGRPTEARHEALFHVADLLAEPVRAVVGQHHPLLRERRVEMTGLGQWPWILYPQGTAMRQLFEETFAAAGMVAPVGIVETPSIFSTLELLQATDMISLQPQAAMDKYVKHGLLGYVDVPIRRTLSNYSVMTRKDEATSQAVDEFVGILVALAAQC; encoded by the coding sequence ATGTCGCAAGATTCCACGCTCTCCGCTGCGCAGGTACTGACGAAGCTGCGCTTCAGGCATCTCCAGTTGCTCGAACTGCTGGGGCGCACGCGCAATCTGCGGATCGCCGCCGAGCAGATGCACATCACGCAACCGGCCGCGACGAAGATTCTGAGCGACCTCGAAGCCATGTTCGATGCGCCGCTCTTCGAACGCTTGCCGCGCGAGATGCGGCCGACGGACCTCGGCACACTCTCCGTGCGCTACGCCAGCACGACGCTTTCGAACCTCAGCAAATTCTCCAGCGAGTTCGCGACGCTGAAAAACGGCGGCTATGGTCATCTCACCGTGGGCTTTATCCCGGCTTCCGCCGCGCAACTCGTCACCGCGGCGATCAAGGAAATTCAGCGGCGGCGCCCGCGACTCATCATCAAGCTGGTCGAGCAAAGCAGCGATCAGCTCGCGGCATGGCTGGAGGAAAGGCGAATCGACGTGATGGTCGGGCGTCCGACCGAGGCGCGTCACGAAGCGCTGTTCCATGTGGCCGATCTATTGGCCGAGCCTGTGCGTGCGGTTGTCGGACAGCATCATCCGTTGCTGCGAGAAAGGCGCGTGGAGATGACCGGCCTCGGCCAATGGCCGTGGATTCTGTATCCGCAAGGCACCGCGATGCGACAGCTCTTCGAGGAAACGTTCGCAGCGGCCGGTATGGTCGCGCCCGTGGGCATCGTGGAGACGCCCTCCATCTTTTCGACGCTCGAACTGCTGCAAGCCACCGACATGATTTCGCTGCAACCGCAGGCCGCGATGGACAAGTACGTGAAGCACGGCCTTCTCGGCTATGTGGACGTGCCGATACGGCGGACCCTCTCGAACTACAGCGTCATGACGCGAAAAGACGAAGCGACTTCGCAAGCAGTGGACGAGTTCGTCGGCATCCTCGTGGCACTCGCCGCGCAGTGTTAA
- a CDS encoding Ldh family oxidoreductase, which translates to MNTRVLYPADELQGFAQRLLIAAGMEDEKAQAVARTLVDGDLMGHDTHGLALLPGYIREIENGAMTCAGEPDVVSDRRASVLWDGRRLPGPWLVLRGIETLAPRAKEYGSATLVIRRSHHIACLASYLEKATADGFMIVLASSDPAVQSVAPHGGTRSVFTPNPIAAGIPTSGTPFLIDISASTVTNGMTARRHKAGELFDEPCFLDAEGHPSRDPAVLSTEPPGSILPVGGMTWGHKGFGLALLIEALTGGLAGHGRADPPDGWGATVFLSLYDPAAFGGPEAFARQMDWLGDACRENPPRPGTSSVRMPGDRGLSLKREQLRDGVALHPTIAPALEACAQRYEIALPGKLTD; encoded by the coding sequence ATGAATACACGAGTCCTATACCCCGCCGATGAACTGCAAGGCTTCGCACAGCGTCTGCTGATCGCGGCCGGAATGGAGGACGAGAAAGCGCAAGCCGTCGCGCGCACGCTAGTGGACGGCGATCTGATGGGACACGACACTCACGGCCTCGCGTTGTTGCCCGGCTATATCCGCGAGATAGAGAACGGTGCGATGACGTGTGCCGGCGAGCCCGATGTCGTCTCGGACCGCCGCGCGAGCGTGTTGTGGGATGGCCGGCGGCTGCCCGGTCCGTGGCTCGTGCTGCGGGGCATCGAAACGCTCGCGCCGAGGGCGAAGGAGTATGGCAGCGCAACGCTCGTCATTCGGCGCAGCCACCATATCGCGTGTCTCGCGAGCTACCTCGAGAAAGCCACGGCCGACGGATTCATGATCGTGCTTGCCAGTTCGGACCCGGCGGTGCAAAGCGTCGCGCCTCACGGCGGCACGCGGTCGGTCTTCACGCCGAATCCCATCGCGGCGGGCATCCCGACATCGGGCACGCCGTTTTTGATCGATATCTCGGCATCTACCGTGACGAACGGCATGACCGCGCGCCGCCACAAGGCCGGAGAATTGTTCGACGAACCTTGTTTTCTCGATGCCGAAGGACATCCCAGCCGCGATCCCGCCGTGCTCTCTACCGAACCGCCGGGTTCCATCCTGCCGGTTGGCGGCATGACGTGGGGACACAAGGGCTTCGGACTGGCGCTGCTGATCGAGGCGCTGACGGGCGGGCTCGCAGGCCACGGCCGGGCTGATCCGCCGGATGGCTGGGGCGCCACCGTGTTTCTGTCGCTCTATGACCCGGCTGCCTTCGGCGGTCCGGAAGCATTCGCGCGGCAGATGGACTGGCTCGGCGACGCGTGCCGTGAGAATCCGCCGCGCCCCGGAACGTCGAGTGTGCGCATGCCGGGCGATCGCGGGCTGAGCCTGAAGCGCGAGCAACTGCGCGACGGTGTTGCGCTGCATCCGACCATCGCGCCAGCGCTCGAAGCCTGCGCGCAACGTTATGAGATTGCGCTTCCCGGCAAGCTGACGGACTGA
- a CDS encoding MFS transporter, with amino-acid sequence MEQSSTAPRIAEPDASGAETVVSDDRASPRVRRIQRTALALLLLSGVINYIDRATLSIANPLIRHDLGLSVGEMGLLLSAFLWAYAFAQLPAGALVDRFGARVMLAVSLATWSVAQAFGGVVTSFGQFFAARMVLGIGEAPQFPTSAKVVRDWFGKKERGAATGIWNSSSTLGTAISAPLLTVVMLTVGWRWMFGIMGIAGLVVALGFFLVHRDPRQVQLTQRERAYLSDVDGEVQTRPTWREWRRLFEFGTTWGMLLGFFGTIYVLWLYNAWLPTYLQMEFHLTISKSGWVAAVPYLFGVIGSLSGGKICDVLAKRGVSAVNSRKYPMAASLFGVAVFTVLTGLTHSATLAVVFISISMLLLYVSSSAAWATASVAAPANCTASIGAMQNFGGYFGGALAPVVTGFIVQQSHSFQPALFVGAGVAAVAVIGYWLLVRGPIPPAALDEKA; translated from the coding sequence ATGGAGCAATCCTCCACCGCGCCGCGCATTGCCGAGCCTGACGCGAGCGGCGCCGAAACCGTCGTTTCAGACGACCGCGCGTCGCCCAGAGTTCGGCGCATTCAGCGCACCGCGCTTGCCCTGCTGCTCCTGAGCGGCGTGATCAACTATATCGACCGCGCCACGCTGTCCATTGCGAATCCGCTAATCCGGCACGATCTCGGGCTGTCGGTCGGCGAAATGGGCCTGCTGCTTTCGGCATTCCTCTGGGCTTATGCGTTCGCGCAACTGCCGGCGGGCGCGCTGGTCGATCGCTTCGGCGCGCGCGTGATGCTCGCCGTCAGTCTCGCGACGTGGTCGGTGGCGCAGGCGTTCGGCGGCGTCGTCACCAGCTTTGGGCAGTTCTTCGCCGCGCGCATGGTGCTCGGAATTGGCGAGGCGCCGCAGTTTCCCACGAGCGCGAAGGTCGTTCGCGACTGGTTCGGCAAGAAAGAGCGGGGCGCTGCGACCGGCATCTGGAACAGTTCGTCTACGCTCGGCACCGCCATATCGGCGCCGCTGCTGACCGTCGTGATGCTGACCGTGGGCTGGCGATGGATGTTCGGCATCATGGGCATCGCCGGGCTCGTGGTGGCGCTGGGCTTTTTTCTGGTGCATCGCGACCCGCGTCAGGTTCAACTGACGCAGCGCGAGCGCGCGTATCTGTCCGATGTCGACGGCGAAGTACAGACGCGTCCGACGTGGCGCGAGTGGCGGCGTCTCTTCGAATTCGGCACGACGTGGGGCATGCTGCTCGGTTTCTTCGGCACCATCTACGTCCTGTGGCTCTATAACGCGTGGCTGCCGACGTATCTGCAAATGGAATTCCACCTGACCATCTCGAAGTCGGGATGGGTGGCGGCCGTGCCCTATCTCTTCGGCGTGATCGGAAGTCTCTCCGGCGGGAAGATTTGCGACGTGCTCGCGAAGCGTGGCGTATCGGCGGTCAATAGCCGCAAATATCCGATGGCGGCTTCGCTCTTCGGTGTCGCCGTGTTCACGGTGCTTACCGGCCTCACGCACAGCGCGACGCTCGCCGTCGTGTTCATCTCCATCTCGATGCTGCTGCTGTATGTGTCGAGCAGCGCGGCCTGGGCGACGGCTTCCGTTGCCGCGCCCGCCAACTGCACGGCGTCTATCGGTGCGATGCAGAACTTTGGCGGCTACTTCGGCGGCGCGCTCGCGCCGGTGGTCACGGGCTTCATCGTGCAGCAATCGCACTCGTTCCAGCCCGCGCTGTTTGTGGGCGCAGGCGTGGCCGCAGTCGCCGTGATCGGCTATTGGCTGCTCGTGCGCGGTCCCATTCCGCCGGCCGCGCTGGACGAGAAGGCATAA
- a CDS encoding MEDS domain-containing protein, whose product MQPPTLAGTPLDAYHVCAFFNSRDEEYATLNPFLQEAFASGEKVMHIVDPTLLADHRARLTASGIDAAHCEACGQLELVSWRDAYLDDTGTFDKDRMLAAVDHLTGTGRDAGFSRLRVIGNMNWVFDDIEVAPKLIEYEAEVNEVLAHNRQPAICVYDMAKLSGAMLMDLLRTHPMTLINGVVQENPFFTPPSEMIQELKRRRSVEAASGASFEEHGR is encoded by the coding sequence ATGCAACCGCCAACACTGGCCGGTACGCCCCTCGACGCGTATCACGTCTGCGCCTTCTTCAACAGCCGCGACGAAGAGTACGCCACGCTCAATCCTTTCCTTCAGGAAGCGTTCGCAAGCGGCGAAAAGGTCATGCATATCGTCGATCCGACGTTGCTGGCGGACCATCGCGCGCGGCTCACGGCATCCGGAATCGATGCCGCCCATTGCGAGGCCTGCGGTCAGCTCGAACTCGTTTCGTGGCGCGATGCTTATCTCGATGACACAGGTACCTTCGACAAAGACCGAATGCTCGCCGCGGTCGATCATTTGACGGGAACCGGCCGCGACGCGGGCTTTTCGCGTCTGCGGGTCATCGGGAATATGAACTGGGTGTTCGACGACATCGAAGTCGCGCCGAAGCTGATCGAATACGAAGCCGAAGTCAACGAGGTGCTCGCGCACAACCGGCAGCCTGCCATCTGCGTGTACGACATGGCGAAGCTCTCGGGCGCGATGCTGATGGATCTGCTGCGCACGCACCCCATGACGCTGATCAACGGCGTCGTGCAGGAGAATCCCTTCTTCACGCCGCCCTCCGAAATGATTCAGGAGCTCAAACGGCGTCGGTCGGTCGAGGCTGCGTCCGGCGCATCTTTCGAAGAGCATGGCCGCTGA